Within the Flavobacterium sp. 9R genome, the region ATGGCGATTGTAAAGCCTTAACCAATTATACTCAGGCTTTATTAAAAGCAGTTGATGTGCCTTCTTATTACACTATTTTGTATGGCGATAGAAAACGAATTAATATTGATGCTGATTTTGTTTCGATGCAAGGCAATCACATTATTCTGACGATTCCTGTTGGCAATCAATATACTTGGTTAGAATGTACAAGTCAAACCACACCCTTTGGATACCAAGCCGATTTTACAGATGACCGAGATGTTTTGATTATCAAACCTGAAGGGGGACAAATTGTTCACACCAAAATTTATTCAGCCAATGAGAATTCGCAATTAAGTAAAGGTTCTTATACTATAGCCTCTAATGGAGACTTTTTGGGCCAAATTCAAATCGTCTCTCAAGGAACACAGTATGGCGATAAAGAACAAGTAGAGCGCCTGCAGCCAGATCAAAAAGAAAAGCATTATAAAGAATTTTGGGATGACATCAACAATTTAAAAATTGATAAAATCACTTTCGAAAACAACAAAAAAGAGATTCGCTTTGTAGAGAATGCAAAGTTGTCCGCTACGAAATATGGCACATTTACTGCCGATAAAATGATGGTAACTGTAAATGCTTTTAATCGCATTTCAAGTGGTGTAAAACGAATTAGAAACCGTAAAACACCTTTTGAAATTGCGCGTGGGTTTTATGATGAGGATGAAATTACCATCCATTTACCTTTAGATTTTGCTATAGAATTTATTCCACCAGCCTTTGAGAGCAAAACCAAATTTGGAACTTACACCATTTTATTAGTCAAAAAAGAGGATCATACTTTGATCTATAAAAGAGTTTTGTTGGTCAATACTGGAAAGTATACCAACAAAGAATATGATGACTACCGCCTTTTTATGGAAAAAGTCAGTCAAAATGATAACACCAAAATTGTCCTAACCAAAACCCTTTAATTTTTATGAAAATTACCAAAATTATTATCTATTCATTTGTTTTGTTACTCAATCTTACTTGTTTAGCACAAAACTTTGAATTAGGAAAAGTTTCAATTGCTGAACTTGAAGAAAAACATCATCCAAAAGATACCTCGGCAGTAGCGGCGATATTGTTTAAAAAGGGGAAAACTTCATTTGAGTATTCGCAAGAGAATGGTTTTATGTTGCAAACTGTAGTAAAGGTTAGGATTAAGATTTATAAAAAAGAAGGATACGATTGGGCTAATAAAGCGATAAATTATTCGATAGATTCATCGCCTAAAGAGTCACTAGATTTTTCCGATGCGGTGACTTATAACTTGGTCAATGGAAAAATTGAGAAAACGAAATTAAAAAGCGATGGTATTTTTGTTGAAAAAATTAATAAGTATTGGAATAGAAAGAAAATCACAATGCCTAATGTAAAGGAAGGCTCAGTGATTGAATATGAATACGCAATAAGAACACCAAATAAAGTGCATCCTAGAGACTGGGATTTTCAAACCTCAATTCCAGTAAACTATTGCGAATATAAGACCTTTATTCCGGAATACTATACTTACAATACCTCGGTAAAAGGTTTTATCTCACCTGAAATAAATGTAGTGAAGAATAGTAAATCTATAAATATTACTTCAAAAGAACGATATAAAGCCGCAGGACTTAGTCCAACTACAACGTCTTATTCTAATGATACTTATACGTATATGGAAACAGTATCTACATATGTTACAAAGAATCTTCCAGCAATGAAAAACGAGAGTTTTGTAAATAATATTGATAATTATACCTCTAGTTTGGTCTATGAATTAGCAACCATTCAATTTCCGGGAGAACCTATAAAATCTTTTGCAACCGACTGGAATTCGGTAGTTAAAACGATTTATAATTACGAAGATTTTGGTCCTGAGTTGAACAAAACTGGTTATTTTGAAGACGAAATAAAAGCCTTAATTGCGCCATTAAACTCGCCAGAAGAAAAGATTGCAGCAATTTTTACTTATGTAAAAAATAGTGTAAAATGGAATGGTCTTTATGGATTCTATTGTGAGCAAGGTGTAAGAACTGCATTCAAAAACAAAACAGGTAATGTTGGGGACATTAATTTGATGTTGACAGCTATGTTGCGTTTTGCGGGATTAGAAGCGAACCCAGTCTTGGTGAGTACAAGAGATAACGGAATTGCGTTGTTTCCAAGTAGAACAGCTTTTGATTATGTTATTGCAGCCATAGAGAGTTCTAATGGATTGGTTTTGTTAGATGCTACTGAGGCTAATGCTATGCCAAACGTTCTTCCAACTCGTGATTTAAATTGGTTTGGACGCTTAATTAGAAAAGATGGGTCTTCTTCAGAAGTAGATTTGATGCCAAAAACATTGTCCAATGTTGTTGTAACAATGAGTTATGCTATAGAACCCACTGGAAAAGTTAGTGGCAAAATGCAACGACAGTTAACGCATTACAATGCAATGTTATTTAGAAACCGCGTAAACGGTGAAAATCAAGACGCTTATCTAGAGAAATTAGAAAACGAAAATGGAAAAATAGAAATTGAAGATTACAAAAGGCATAATGAAAAAGAATTAAATGCTCCTTTAGGTGAAGTTTTTTCTTTTACAGGGTCTAATTTATGTGATGTCATTCAGGATAAAATTTATATCAATCCTTTGTTGTTTTACACTTATAAAGAAAATCCATTTAAGCAAGAAACCAGAGAGTATCCAATAGATTATAGTTATCCTTTTACAGACAGATATGCAATAAATATTCAGATTCCTGAGGGATATGTCGTAGAAAGTGTTCCTGCGCCGGTAAATATGGTGATGCAAGATGATTTAGGGGGTTTCAAGTTTTTAATTAATGTGTCAGGTAATATGATTCAACTTTCGGTACAGCATCAAATAAAAGTGCCAATCGTAGCCTCTGATTATTATGAAATGCTAAAAGAGTACTATCAAAAAATGATTGAAAAGGAAAACGAAAAAATCGTCTTGAAAAAAGCTTAATGATAAGAAAAATAGTCACATTATTATTTGTCATGAGTTTTACAATTATTGGTAAAGCTCAAGACTTTCAATTAGGAAAAGTTACGGTTGAAGAGCTTCAAGAAAAACAGCATCCCAAAGATACGTCAGCGGTGGCGGCAGTTTTGTTTAAAAAAGCAAGAACTTTTTTTACTTACACAGTAAAAGAGGGATTTATAGCAAATCATGAAATTCAATATCGCATTAAAATTTATAAAAAAGAAGGGTTGAAATGGGCTACCTTCGAAGTTCCCTATTATGTAGGGTATAAAGAATATATACCAGACATTGTGAAATTTTCGGAGGCTTATAGTTATAATTTGGAACAAAATAAAGTTGTAAAAACCAAATTGAATAATGAAGGCAGTTTCAAAGAGCAAATCAATAAAAATTGGAAAAAGGCTACAATTACTTTTCCTGATGTAAAAGAAGGTACTGTGATTGAGTTCAAATACATTCATAAGTCTGAGAATATTTTTAAGTTCCCCGATCTTGAACTCCAGTATGATATTCCTGTGAATAGTTTTGTTTATAAAACACAAATACCCGAGGTCTATATTTACAAAAGTATTCTAAAAGGAAAACAAGAGGTCAAAACTGTCTATGATGTGTCTTCTGGGTCTAACAATTATGAAGATGAACTCGGACAGAGTGCTACTTTGAGGTACAAGCAAATAAACACAACATTTTCTGCTCAAGATATTCCTGCCTTTTATCCAGAAAAGTTTGTTGATAATCACGATAATTACAAAGTTGCAATTCAACAGGAGTTGGAAAGAATTCGCTATACTGATAAACCAGACAAGGATTATTCTGTAACTTGGGAGGGAGTCGCTAAAACTATTTACAAAGAAAAAGAGTTTGGTGAAGAGCTAAAACTTACTGATTATTTTACGCCTTATCTTCAACAATGTTTGAATGGAAAATCTACCGGAATTGAAAAAATGGATGCTGTTTTTAAGCATGTTCAAGGGCGAATGAATTGGGATAACAAATATGGAGTTTATGCTGATAAAGGTGTTAGAAAAGCCTATGAAAGTCAAACAGGAAACATTGCAGAGATAAATTTTATCCTGATTAATATGCTGAATAGCGCAGGAATTCAAGC harbors:
- a CDS encoding DUF3857 domain-containing protein, yielding MKITKIIIYSFVLLLNLTCLAQNFELGKVSIAELEEKHHPKDTSAVAAILFKKGKTSFEYSQENGFMLQTVVKVRIKIYKKEGYDWANKAINYSIDSSPKESLDFSDAVTYNLVNGKIEKTKLKSDGIFVEKINKYWNRKKITMPNVKEGSVIEYEYAIRTPNKVHPRDWDFQTSIPVNYCEYKTFIPEYYTYNTSVKGFISPEINVVKNSKSINITSKERYKAAGLSPTTTSYSNDTYTYMETVSTYVTKNLPAMKNESFVNNIDNYTSSLVYELATIQFPGEPIKSFATDWNSVVKTIYNYEDFGPELNKTGYFEDEIKALIAPLNSPEEKIAAIFTYVKNSVKWNGLYGFYCEQGVRTAFKNKTGNVGDINLMLTAMLRFAGLEANPVLVSTRDNGIALFPSRTAFDYVIAAIESSNGLVLLDATEANAMPNVLPTRDLNWFGRLIRKDGSSSEVDLMPKTLSNVVVTMSYAIEPTGKVSGKMQRQLTHYNAMLFRNRVNGENQDAYLEKLENENGKIEIEDYKRHNEKELNAPLGEVFSFTGSNLCDVIQDKIYINPLLFYTYKENPFKQETREYPIDYSYPFTDRYAINIQIPEGYVVESVPAPVNMVMQDDLGGFKFLINVSGNMIQLSVQHQIKVPIVASDYYEMLKEYYQKMIEKENEKIVLKKA
- a CDS encoding DUF3857 domain-containing protein, which gives rise to MSFTIIGKAQDFQLGKVTVEELQEKQHPKDTSAVAAVLFKKARTFFTYTVKEGFIANHEIQYRIKIYKKEGLKWATFEVPYYVGYKEYIPDIVKFSEAYSYNLEQNKVVKTKLNNEGSFKEQINKNWKKATITFPDVKEGTVIEFKYIHKSENIFKFPDLELQYDIPVNSFVYKTQIPEVYIYKSILKGKQEVKTVYDVSSGSNNYEDELGQSATLRYKQINTTFSAQDIPAFYPEKFVDNHDNYKVAIQQELERIRYTDKPDKDYSVTWEGVAKTIYKEKEFGEELKLTDYFTPYLQQCLNGKSTGIEKMDAVFKHVQGRMNWDNKYGVYADKGVRKAYESQTGNIAEINFILINMLNSAGIQANPVLVSTLDNGVPVFPGRTGFNYVIVSAFVDGKTYLLDASNKFTIPNIYPLSLINWSGRKVLSDGTSSEVSMTDVATSKNMYGINMKLDAKGVLEGALRNQKTDFEALSFREKNANLNHEGHIERLENQFNGLQIIDYTIENAKTELSKPLVESYSFKIENAFDRIGGKFFISPLLFFTTQKNPFIAEERKMPIYFGFPKQDKYVINLEIPEGYVVESLPSPLRIMAQDGIGSFTCNAQVVNQNIQIIITNEISKVLVDASLYPMLKDYYQKIIEKQNEKIVLRKA